The following DNA comes from Corallococcus exiguus.
TCAGTCCCAGGAACTCCCTGTCGTCGTGTGCAACACGCTCGGGTTCGAGCGGGTCCACGGGCTGCTGGCGGAGCTGACCCCTCCACCGGCGGACCTCCGCTTCCACGCCGTGAAGAGCGTGCGGACCCGTGACGGGTTGCTGCCCATCCAGCGGGCCGCGAATGGGAACCTCCTCTTCATGGCGGCGCCCCCCAGCGCGGGATACGAGACGGTCTACCTCTCCACCCTGTCCCCGCCGGGGCCCATTGTGATTGCGCAGCCGTCCGTGAGCGGCACGGCGACCCTCGAGAACGACTTGATCAGCGTGACCCTCTCCAAGGAGCACGGGTGGGGCATCAGCCAGTTCTCGTATGGAGTGGACGGCGGGACTCGCAGCCTCTTCGCCTCCAAACACGTGGGCAATCATCTGCGGTTCTACAACGACTCCGGCAACATCTATCAGTTTGGCAATGAGCCTTATGCCTCCACCAATCCGCCTGCCTATGGAAAGTTCAGCAGGGACTGGTCCGCGAAGTTCGTGGGAGGAGACGCGCGGTGGCTGGAGCAGGGACCGTACCGTTATCGCTTGCAGGCGGAGGTGACGGAGCAGAACAGCGGCCACTGGTTCACGCTGGAGTACTCGCTGGTGGTGGGCGAGCGCTTCCTCCGGATGAAGCTCACGGGTTCCTCGCCTTCTGGCATGTCGGTCGCGGTGGCGTTCCCCATGGTGGACCCGAGCGGGACGGCGCCCACGACGCTCAGCTACGGCACGCCGCACTACCAGCAGGACGTCCTGCCCGTGCCCAACTGGCCCGGTCCGACCTTCGTCGCCACCCATGACTACGTGATTCCCTGCATCCAGCAGGGCAGCCAGCCGGTGGGAGGCATCTACCATCAGGGCATCCCGGCCTGGACGCTGGACGACGAGGGCGTCCTGCTCGGCGTCGTGCTCCGCAACACCCCCGCGGGCGGCCGGGGCGCGTCTGGCAGCGACTTCGGCTGGCATGAGCAGGAGTACGTCGTGGCGCCCCCGCTGTATGTCAATGGCACGCCCCGGCTCGGCACGCCCCTGAAGGACGCCCTGTCGGTCACCACCCCGCTGGAGGCCCGCTTCATCTCCGGCGGACAGGAAGGGCAGGGGGGCGCGCTGGCGGAGACAGGCTCGCTGGGACAGGTGACGGCGACGAACGCCGGGACGCCGGTGGAGTCTGAGGACGTGATGATTCGCGTGGCGCGGGTTCAGGCGCCGGGAGCGGCGGGGGGCTACCCCAGCTGTGGCACGACGAGCGGTGCGATTCCGAGCAGCCTGGTGGTGCGCACCGAGAAGCGGGGCAGCCATGCGACCCAGCTCACGGTGCGGCTCCCCTTCCTGGCGACGGCAGGCAGCGCCGAGACCCAGGCGGTCACCGCGCTCGAAGCGCCGCTGACGGAGCTGGCGGCCGTGCCCTCGGGGACGGACACCGTGACGGTGGACTCACCCCGTGCGCTGGCCGCGACGCGGATCGCGTGGTGCCGCACGCAGGGGGGATGAAGCGCTCTCAACGAGTGCTTCTCTTCCCGAGGGGACGGGCACAGGATGACGGGAGGATGCCTCCCCGTGCTGCCCGTCCACCTCGCTGTTCGCGTTGCAACCTGGCGAAACACCTGTGCCTGTGCACGGAGGTTCCGCAGGTGGAGACCCGGACCCGCTTCGTCTTCCTCCAGCACG
Coding sequences within:
- a CDS encoding glycoside hydrolase family 38 N-terminal domain-containing protein, which encodes MTSKTPFTQGILICPTTHIDWDWVYTFDQYYASNSQATGSSSGRDTVQNIFNAAVSLFSRRIGFTFSVTEVGFLQRYARDNPAGITAFAAAGDDFCLMGGGITSPDNLVCAGELFIRNYLVGRTWAKQAGLEANLYDSAWLPDDFGHDPQLPVVLNAMGLTTAGLSRVPGSPQGSPGAAPIDPVGPSIASQLNTHGLVFHWQAGDGSRITTLFMPNTYGTVGYLDADDISSNAQTVNQFVNQYSSGWPGGLRFIPVGIDFATPSVTSPSGEVLSWLNVTHGYNSTYGNSNGVKGTTGTFKTYMDAVLQSGASLPVNAPLNAQNYWTGYFASRPALKRNQYAAVRALMSAEVISALLRTSSSYATSSLDAFDSTVWNGWEVLAPSSHHDFVTGTSPDNVYYGEQLPLSRQGVSVARAALDQGMELLAQGISAKLQSQELPVVVCNTLGFERVHGLLAELTPPPADLRFHAVKSVRTRDGLLPIQRAANGNLLFMAAPPSAGYETVYLSTLSPPGPIVIAQPSVSGTATLENDLISVTLSKEHGWGISQFSYGVDGGTRSLFASKHVGNHLRFYNDSGNIYQFGNEPYASTNPPAYGKFSRDWSAKFVGGDARWLEQGPYRYRLQAEVTEQNSGHWFTLEYSLVVGERFLRMKLTGSSPSGMSVAVAFPMVDPSGTAPTTLSYGTPHYQQDVLPVPNWPGPTFVATHDYVIPCIQQGSQPVGGIYHQGIPAWTLDDEGVLLGVVLRNTPAGGRGASGSDFGWHEQEYVVAPPLYVNGTPRLGTPLKDALSVTTPLEARFISGGQEGQGGALAETGSLGQVTATNAGTPVESEDVMIRVARVQAPGAAGGYPSCGTTSGAIPSSLVVRTEKRGSHATQLTVRLPFLATAGSAETQAVTALEAPLTELAAVPSGTDTVTVDSPRALAATRIAWCRTQGG